ACTGTATTATTGGCCCTATCTTTCCTTCTTTTTACTAAATATCGATTTTGGTCACAGTCGCTATATTGCTTGTTACTGCCTAATCTCGCTAAATGTGGCCAATATTGCCTCAAAAATAAAAAATGTTAAAATGCTGTAGCGATTTTCAAAATCCTTTCAAAACGATtgctttttttttgtgtgttttttgttTTTAAGTTCATCCTCATAAAGATGCTGACCATTAAGTTTCATTTATATTTTCCTCCGCAGGGATGTTTGATATGTCTAATTCTAGCTTTTGGGTGGGCTTGTGCGGCATATGTAAGGTATTGAAAGTCTGGACTTATGAACAGATATTGAACTGAGTATGAGTCAATTTTTGTTTCGATAATATGCTTAACTGGCTTCTTTTAACAAGCATCCTTTCTCGCAGAAATCGGGAGATCAAACAAATGAAGAAGGAGATGAGACACGGCAATAGCTTGTCTTTCCTCTACCATGACGTTAATGAACTTGAACACTCTAAGCAGGTCAATCTGCCAAGAGTGACCGTTGTTATGCCTCTGAAGGGATTCGGAGAACACAACCTGCATAACTGGAGGAGTCAGGTCAGAGTCCTGAGGAACATTCTGTTATGTGCATTCAGTAAATTGTGCAAGATTAATACATCGAAGAAGTTTTTCTTATATTTCTCAGTATTGTTAGTTTTGTACTTTTGTGGCTGAGATGGGCACTTATTGTTGGTTATGTTTTCCATATTCTGTTGACAATCATAGCACTTCTCTCACCTTTTTGCTAAGATAACTTGAGAGATGCTGTATTTTGATTGATTCTTTGACATGTAGATTACATCACTTTATGGTGGTCCTGTAGAGTTTCTTTTTGTCTTGGAAAGTGCAGAAGATCCAGCGTACCGTGCTGTATCTAGGCTCTTACAAGAATTTCAGGTACCAGCTCTATTATCTTCATTCTTTTATCTCAACTTCTCGTCGTTATTGTTAGGAGACTTAACGTGATGATGTGTTTTGGATTTGTATGTTTGATAAAGTACATTGATAAGGTTATATTTTTTTTATGGAGTCTTGTCATAAGGGTTACTTTGATGATAGTTTGATAGGCATTTTGTGCTATAATATAACTGTAGCTGCTGTATGTTTTATGGGAGATGCTAGAATTGGCTCAATATACATGTCATGGATCTTGTTCGTTCTGCTGAAAAGTGGTATTGATCATTTGCTTCTGATAGTAACTAGTTTACTGGGTATTGACAGGATACACTCGATGCTAAGGTCATTATAGCAGGCTATTCAACTACCTGTAGCCAGAAGATTCACAATCAACTGGTAAGTTATTTTATGCCCTCTGACGTGATCAATTaaattgtactccctcctattcattcattttgtcccacttctattttgcacaagaattaagaaaatgattttggaccacacaaaacactctattccactctaccccacaacaacaacaacaacaacaacaacaacaaaaacaacaacatcagagccttaatcccaaaatgatttggggtcggctgacatgaatcatcttttcgaaccgtccatgggtgaacgcacgcctcaaaatgcgaataaaaaagggaagatgaaaaacaaaaaggaagaacgaaaatgtaatggaaagtcaaggtgaacttaggggttttaaaatcgaattccgtctttcttttataaaaacttaaaatttaaatcgagagaaaagattaaaacgatttttaaaaaccgaaatagagttaaggatccggaatgaaccaggtaaaatctataagaaaatggttggtgaaaaagtgtaataaaggagagaaaaataaataaattattttctttaaattaaataaaaaaacactaaatctgtcaaaaaacatcaaattctaaaaatccacatgtatcttttccctccattgtgccctctccgtcaccatactctcctcaagccccagaactctcatatcgtgctctatcactctcaaccatgtttgtctcggtcttcctctgcctctagggacctttttctTTCTCCAAGTCTCCACCTCCTAATCAaaagtgcgtccataggtctccttctcacatggccaaaccatcttagtcggttttccatcatcttgtcctccattggcgccacttttaccttttccctaatcacctcattccttaatcgatctttccttgtatgtccgcacatcgacctcaacatgcgcatctccgccacactcatcttttgaatgtgacaatgcttcacggcccaacactcggagccgtaaagtagggcaggcctaattgccgtgcgataaaattttccctttaatctttggggcatatctttatcgcatagaaaccctgaagcactcttccatttcaaccatcccgttttaattctgtgagccacaaaatgaatgaataggagggagtactatttagcCTTCACTATAATTAGGAGCTTCACAGTGTTTCATATTTTAGAAAATATGAGCATCGTGTTTATGGCTTTAGTCCTTGATAACTGCCCTTTATGTAGTCGATGCATGCATGTTGATATCACTGATATTGGTAAATCAAATTTATGAAGATGGGTAAATCATGCATTTTGTATTTACACAGTCGCCATAATGAATTAGACTGTTGATATAACTTACCATTTTATGTATTTTCTTCTTTCTCAGATTGGAGCAGAAAAAATGCATAAAGATAGCAAGTATATACTCTTCCTTGATGATGATGTTAGACTTCACCCAGGAACAATAGGCGCTCTCACAGCTGAAATGGAAAAAAATCCCGAGGTACGGTTGGTCCCCTGTCTGAAATGCTCCTTCGGTGTATTTATATTGTTTGAATATCTTTGTCACACATTATTAATTCATACTAGCATTCATCTTAGTTTGGAATTTGGACCCGATGATTTGTCTAATAGATTAATAATCATGTTTCCGATTTACTACTACTATTGATGTAAgaatttaccttttttttttatttttggttttgTGGCATTGATGTTGCAGATATTTATTCAAACTGGGTACCCACTTGATTTACCTTCTGGGAGCTTAGGTAGTTATTGTATATATGAGTATCACATGGTATGCACTTGTACACTATATTTTTGATGGAATTATCCCTGTTTATTACAGAGTATTTGTTTTCATATTGACTATTATCTGACAAAACACAAATCTTTGTGATGCGTTCAGCCTTGCTCCATGGGATTTGCTACTGGCGGGAAAACATTCTTTCTATGGGGAGGGTGCATGATGGTAAGTAGCTGGAACATTCAACTTGAGATGCTTTACGGTATCCTTTTTTTATTCTTAATTTCCTGTTCTCTCAGATGCATGCAGATGACTTCAGAAATGACAACTATAATGTTGTCTCAGGACTTAGAGATGGTGGATATTCTGATGATATGACTCTTGCAGCTATAGCTGGTAACTAGCCGTtagtaattataatatttatgtttcCTGTTTTCTCCTCTTAAATTAGGTGATCTGTTCGATTTGGAGTATGCGCTCTactcttttcttttttctctcttttttttttttttttttttttttttttttttttttgtagaataGAGTAGAACTATACTCATGGCTCAGCACTTCACGAGAATTCATCTGATGCAACTTAAAACCTACTGATAACTGTCAAGTGTGTTATGCTAACTGGTACTCACTGACAGTCTGGTCAAATTACTACTTGTAGCTGAGATGTCGAACTTTTATCTATTTTGTGGTGAATGTCTTAATCTAGGCATGTTTAAAATGGCAAGTCTGAAGAATTCATACAAGAAAAAGATAACATAAGCCTGTAAAGTTACCAGCTTttcttgtttttttctttttgagaCAAGCTTATCTTGATTTTTTATCAGACATGTAAAGCTCCTTCGCATGCGAAATTGCCAACAACATGTGTCTATGTTTCTCTACTCGCTACTCCTTGATTTCTCAGAAGTATTGTATTCCTTATTTGCTTTGAATATTATCAAAGTTTAAGCCGTTTATTCAACATCTTTCAAGAAATAAATTGAAAACTTGTCTATTTTAGTTCTTATTTTACTTAATGTCTCAATGATAAATTGAAAACTTTGTCTTAATGCATTATTGATGGCTTTTTTTTTGGCATTGTCTCTCTTTGGTAGCTGAACTGTATGTTCTGTTTCAGGAGCTCATAAAAAACTCATCACATCTCCCCCAGTAGCTGTCTTCCCTCATCCACTCGCCAGTGATTTAAATTTTTCAAGGTTCATCATAAATCACAATCATTCGTTTGTTATTGCTTTCGAGAATTTCTTTCCATGTTTTCATGATCGGCTTTGATTGTAGGTATTGGAATTACTTGAGGAAGCAAACTTTTGTTTTGGAATCATATGTTTCAAAGGTTAATTGGATCATGAATCGTGCATTGTTTTCTGTACACTGTTATCTCTCATGGGGGTTTGTGGCACCATACGTTATGGCTGTGATCCATGTCACAGCGGCTCTTCGAATATGCTTCACAGGACAGAAGGAAGCACTTAATTCTAGTGGTGAGCTAATTTCCTTTCATATGTAGGTCATTATGATATCCGGGTGTAGTAAAAAAGTTGGTAGCATGGTGAAACATGACTTTGTTGAAATTCGAGGATCATATCTTCCCCTTTCAATTACTAAGGTGAAAGCTATCATATATATATCTTACTATAAAAAATAATCACTAAGGAGAAAGCTGAGTCCAGTACTCTGACATTCAGATATAGGTGTCACTTGGATGCTTCATTTTAGGCCAAGTCAAAAAGGCTTAGTCTGACACCTGGACACACACCCGAATGCTGGATGTTTTTACTGAAACGGAGTAACATTTAATAGGATTGATCAAGTTGATGATGATCATACATCTGTCAGTGGGTGCTAATAGAACTTTCTGTTGAAACTGATATACTGTATTAGGGACATTACCTTCAGGTATTACATAGAGACATGTTTACAACAGTTTCAAAAAGGGCCTTATGTTCTGGAATTAACTTGGGGAAATCTTTAGATTTGCGCCGGATATACGAGTAATGTGTTTGTAATCATCAATCATGGTGCTTCTGAAATCCCAAAATCATGATGGACCTTATGTTTAGGAACACAAATTCACATATGAGATCGTCTCATGATAATATTTTCATGAGGTTGACGACCCATTTTTTTACTACGATTTGAGGATAAAAAAGGGTTTTTTTATTCTTGGAATTTGTGGGTTAATGATACATCTACTGACTTAGCATTATCAAgtcatttctttttatttctgCATTGATAATTGTGTGATACTCAAGATTTTTCTCTTataaattccttttcttcttGCAGGATTATTGCTTGTTGGCTGTCTAGTCACTTGCACTACAATCGAGTTACTTTCCATGTGGAATTTGACAAGGATCGAAGTTCATTTGTGCAACATGTTGTCCCCTGAAGCACCCCCATTATCACTTGCTACCTACAATTGGTGTCTTGTGAGTTTTCACTTTCCCTTCTGAATCGTTTCGTTTTTGTGGATGATTTGTCTGAGTCAAATGACATGGCATGCAGGTGTTTGTGGCAATGCTTGTGGACAATTTTCTATACACCATTTCCGCGTTTAGATCTCACTTCTCACTATCGATCAATTGGTCTGGCATTAGATATTACCTCAGGAATGGAAAAATTTACAAGGTACGAACTAGTAGGTTGATTGTTACTTTTgcgcattttctttttttttgggcaACGGTAGCCGTATAGGCAATTTGATGCTAATTGAGTCTCAGACTCTGGTTATGGAGTACCACACTACCGAACCTCTATAACTTTACGAACTAAGTTATTCAATGGATCGTAGGGGAAATTCCGTCACTTATCCTACATTcccttttgtttgtttgtttgtttttttttttttttttttttttttttttttttttgtcgaaaGGGCAATTTTGCTGAAAATGATTTTGAACTAGGTCACGAGTGTCACAACTCAATAACTTTCGTAATTAGTCTAGCAGTTACTGATTTTTTCTTAGCTGCCACATTATACTTCTTGCCAAAAGTATGTCGCTAAAAGCTCAAAACTTTTGCTCAGATTGACAGGGGGAAAGACATCGGCCCTAAATATACCGACCTTGGTGGAAAGAATTTGTATGGAAAAAAGGGATCGCCACCCCAAACTTCTCTAATTAGTTCACTAGCAAGGATGATAGATCAATGGCGACAGCCCAAGAAATACGATTTGTAGGATTTTACAGCTTTAAGATCAGGTTGCGATTATTCTGGACAGCAGGGACTTCTAAGCAAACAATTTGGCAAAGGAGGCCCTTGCATGTCTAAATTTACCCATTCTTCATTGATTGATTCTTGCCTTAGAATTCTTCTacattttctttttattttttcaattaCGATTTTTCTTCAGCTTTGGGCTGATATTTTTGTAATGTGTAAGTgtagtttttctttttttcttccccttttttcattttttctgatATATCAGTGTAAAGTTCAAATGATTACAGTTTTATACAGTGTGATTGTATTTTCACCAATTCATTCAATATATTGCCAAAGAGATTGTCGGAttcgattcacaaaataaaactGCAACACATCAGACTACTGATTTAAATCCAAATGCGTTCACAAGCTGAAGGTTTATTTCTGGTCCGATATCATCTGAACTTATTCTCATCACACGAACAATTAACAACTTTTCGTGAAATACTAATCAAAATTTTCCTGTTTGTAAGTAAACATTACCAAATTCCGCGATCTGGCTGAACTGGGTCTGATATTTGAATCTCGCTGTGCAGATTCACCAAGTGAATAAAGGCATGACATATACCCACATTTTAGATTTTTCGTTGAAAAACGTTTTCCAAACGTTCAAATCTCCCTCGACACCAGGGGACACTCTTACAAGCAAAAACTTCAGTGAATTGGGGCTTTTCTGTCATGCTAACACATTTTCAGGTAAGAAAATGCAGTGAGGTTATTTTCTTGGAGACTAGTCTATGGTAACACACGATGCGACTTCGATTGGCTTCAAGAGTTGTTTGGATGTGTGTCAACTGTCGATGTCCAGACACAAACATCTTTGTGAGAATTGTTCTTGGCCTAATTGAAGACTCGAAGTGCTGCGTAGAGCCGTAGACGTACAACATACAGCTTAAAAAAGCTTAAAGGTAAAGTTTTTAGTCATTATATTGATTGTATTCATGGAAGATGGTATTGTTTCCAATTTTTATCTTCaattttttgaaaaaataaaaaagcGTGGACGGCAGGATTCGAACCTGCGCGGGCAAAGCCCACATGATTTCTAGTCATGCCCGATAACCACTCCGGCACGTCCACTGTTGCTGATTCTAAAGGTCTGACTTTGTTAATTAAATCCAAGGGTCTCCTTTTCACATTTTTCCCctccacaaaatctcatttgtgacggcacgtatccgtcactttggattgacggataccattttcccttacaaatgacccaaatagaggagagagggaagcacatgggggtgcccccaccttgtccccccggggtgcccccaccttgtcccccctatccgttttgtgagtgacattatccgtcacttgctccgacccgtcttcagcaagactaattgtttcCCCTTTCGTCAGTCAT
This sequence is a window from Silene latifolia isolate original U9 population chromosome 8, ASM4854445v1, whole genome shotgun sequence. Protein-coding genes within it:
- the LOC141597268 gene encoding uncharacterized protein LOC141597268 encodes the protein MSATMESIDLFLISASRACVSPLAIFIQIQGCLICLILAFGWACAAYVRNREIKQMKKEMRHGNSLSFLYHDVNELEHSKQVNLPRVTVVMPLKGFGEHNLHNWRSQITSLYGGPVEFLFVLESAEDPAYRAVSRLLQEFQDTLDAKVIIAGYSTTCSQKIHNQLIGAEKMHKDSKYILFLDDDVRLHPGTIGALTAEMEKNPEIFIQTGYPLDLPSGSLGSYCIYEYHMPCSMGFATGGKTFFLWGGCMMMHADDFRNDNYNVVSGLRDGGYSDDMTLAAIAGAHKKLITSPPVAVFPHPLASDLNFSRYWNYLRKQTFVLESYVSKVNWIMNRALFSVHCYLSWGFVAPYVMAVIHVTAALRICFTGQKEALNSSGLLLVGCLVTCTTIELLSMWNLTRIEVHLCNMLSPEAPPLSLATYNWCLVFVAMLVDNFLYTISAFRSHFSLSINWSGIRYYLRNGKIYKIDRGKDIGPKYTDLGGKNLYGKKGSPPQTSLISSLARMIDQWRQPKKYDL